A window of Thalassophryne amazonica chromosome 21, fThaAma1.1, whole genome shotgun sequence contains these coding sequences:
- the LOC117503547 gene encoding formin-like, with protein sequence MTSNSNKVYIAVSETGNDSHTTEEGGTGFNQLEQGMDATQFKQSVAAHAEEHSVNVIDSTAPNINIHDDSKSTCQGSQIPQDHECSFSNPIEPKSQDITQSSRETDAVPQVNVNQDQEPNQEAIRAGDWKGSDARTSDSVMSAENVAFHLQDSAARRPSHSKHVVITMMRMSSVVEEYVDFPVTAQPGLEHSGDQTGQVEEEGKGNTVPYCKGQTRSVNNPTAVTSFTTLGNSPLPAGTITRTTFFPTSPSEKQIQFPTLFGGLKALRKEGTGPETEAMAQNKPSPMDSGRTAFPEADKKQGESKVQGSFLNQISLLLSRKKRGEEKEEKPEVQRMSGDRSEGNHEEVEERNKANEECPEKELNLKTEDPANGSEVAAFSKPPVSSAETAFDAFKAFFTPKPLKKDAGGKMHPEAPRRISHDKDGLRMFFERKSRKTAANKDPSDGKSEEQTPGRLHTVWPPLKDEKPGLKYTEAEHQADLLHLKRQCKDEVEKLREDYGQEVARLRVEHEETVSHLESILGELQTKLHQVRTQCRVDRQDVGVSAGNECLHKSLHTVAIQTDRETFAQDVEETQSPQPQKITPKKLDLASIRLSLTAQRDNTSLSSSLPHKPSPLPGDHPCPPQTTSPRKTDSLSPPPPPPPPPPALNHMQSLTGSSGPPPPLPGFAPPPLPGFAPPPLPGFAPPPPPPPGFAPPPPAPPGFTPPPPPLPAPPGFTPPPPPLPAGGLAMDIPRKQVVEPSRPMKPLYWTRIQIQDKNNKTLWSFLEEPNIINTSDFEDLFAKATTHTKSKPLSDKFDKKVKAKKIIKLLDGKRSQAVGILISSLHLDMKDIQQAVLTLDHSVVDLETIEVLFENRAQPEELKLIKNHYESSEGDVKQLDKPEQFLYELSQIHDFAGRAHCIIFRSTFTEGITSIKHKLHTVSSVCTALLEATTVREVMGLVLALGNHMNGGSRIRGQADGFGLEILPKLKDVKSRDNRISLLDYLVSYYLHNVDKVITV encoded by the exons ATGACATCTAACTCAAACAAAGTCTATATTGCTgtgagtgaaacaggaaatgattCCCACACAACAGAGGAGGGCGGGACAGGTTTTAACCAATTAGAGCAAGGCATGGATGCAACACAGTTTAAACAAAGCGTGGCTGCACACGCTGAGGAGCACAGTGTCAACGTAATAGATTCTACAGCACCAAACATCAATATTCATGATGACAGCAAGAGCACATGTCAAGGTTCCCAAATACCACAGGACCATGAATGTAGTTTTAGTAATCCAATAGAGCCAAAAAGTCAAGACATTACACAATCCAGCAGAGAAACGGATGCCGTTCCACAGGTCAACGTCAATCAGGATCAAGAACCCAACCAAGAAGCAATAAGAGCTGGTGATTGGAAGGGTTCCGATGCAAGAACCTCCGATTCTGTTATGTCCGCTGAGAATGTGGCGTTTCACCTTCAGGACTCGGCTGCCCGTAGACCATCTCACAGCAAACATGTAGTTATTACTATGATGAGGATGAGCTCTGTTGTTGAAGAATATGTTGACTTCCCCGTAACAGCACAACCAGGTTTGGAGCACTCCGGGGATCAGACTGGACAAGTTGAAGAGGAGGGGAAAGGAAATACAGTCCCATACTGCAAGGGACAGACCAGAAGTGTCAATAACCCAACTGCGGTCACCTCCTTTACAACTTTGGGCAACAGTCCTCTACCTGCAGGCACTATAACAAGAACCACTTTCTTCCCAACATCCCCATCTGAGAAGCAGATCCAGTTCCCCACACTCTTTGGTGGTCTGAAGGCCCTGAGAAAAGAGGGGACAGGGCCTGAGACTGAAGCCATGGCCCAGAACAAACCATCACCTATGGACTCTGGAAGGACAGCATTCCCTGAGGCTGATAAAAAGCAGGGTGAATCAAAGGTTCAGGGTAGCTTCCTGAACCAAATCTCCCTACTCCTAAGCAGGAaaaagagaggagaggagaaagAGGAGAAACCTGAAGTACAGAGGATGTCTGGTGATCGGTCTGAGGGAAACCATGAGGAGGTTGAAGAAAGGAACAAAGCCAATGAAGAATGCCCAGAGAAAGAACTGAACCTAAAAACAGAAGACCCTGCAAATGGTTCCGAGGTGGCTGCATTTTCAAAACCTCCGGTGTCAAGTGCAGAAACTGCCTTTGATGCCTTCAAAGCCTTCTTTACTCCAAAACCACTGAAGAAGGATGCAGGAGGGAAAATGCACCCAGAGGCCCCGAGGAGGATTAGCCATGATAAGGATGGGCTGAGAATGTTCTTTGAGAGAAAATCCAGGAAGACAGCAGCAAACAAAGATCCGTCAGATGGCAAA TCTGAGGAACAAACTCCTGGCCGTCTGCACACGGTTTGGCCTCCACTGAAGGATGAAAAACCTGGACTGAAGTATACCGAAGCAG AGCACCAGGCTGATCTTCTGCATCTGAAAAGACAATGCAAGGATGAGGTGGAGAAGCTCCGC gaGGATTATGGTCAAGAAGTGGCCAGACTGAGGGTGGAACACGAGGAGACTGTCAGCCACCTAGAGTCCATCCTAGGTGAGCTACAGACCAAGCTCCACCAGGTCCGCACGCAGTGCCGAGTAGACCGCCAGGATGTTggtgtgtcagcgggaaatgagTGTTTACACAAAAGCCTCCACACTGTTGCCATTCAGACTGATCGAGAGACCTTTGCTCAGGATGTGGAGGAGACACAAAGTCCTCAACCGCAAAAGATCACCCCTAAAAAACTGGACCTGGCTTCCATCAGGCTCAGCCTGACTGCTCAGAGGGACAACACATCGCTGTCCTCCTCACTGCCCCATAAGCCCTCTCCTCTTCCTGGAGACCACCCGTGTCCTCCTCAGACCACATCACCTAGGAAAACAGACTCTTTGTCCCCTCCGCCGCCGCCACCACCGCCACCGCCAGCCCTAAACCACATGCAGTCATTAACTGGCTCCTCAGGTCCACCTCCACCACTTCCAGGCTTTGCTCCTCCACCACTTCCAGGCTTTGCTCCTCCACCACTTCCAGGCTTTgctcctccacctccacctcctccaGGCTTCGCTCCTCCACCTCCAGCCCCTCCAGGCttcactcctccacctcctcctcttccGGCCCCTCCAGGCttcactcctccacctcctcctcttccGGCTGGGGGACTTGCGATGGATATTCCCAGGAAACAGGTGGTGGAGCCATCCCGACCTATGAAGCCTCTTTACTggaccagaatccagattcaggaCAAAAA CAATAAAACACTGTGGAGCTTTTTAGAGGAACCAAATATAATTAACACCAGCGACTTTGAGGATCTCTTCGCCAAAGCCACCACGCATACAAAGTCGAAACCTCTGTCAGACAAGTTTGATAAGAAAGTCAAAGCCAAGAAG ATCATCAAACTGCTGGATGGGAAGCGATCACAGGCTGTGGGCATCCTCATATCGAGCCTTCACCTAGACATGAAAGACATACAGCAAG CCGTGCTGACACTGGACCATTCTGTGGTGGACCTGGAGACTATTGAAGTACTGTTTGAAAAC AGAGCTCAGCCAGAAGAACTGAAATTGATCAAGAACCACTATGAGAGCTCGGAGGGAGACGTCAAACAGCTGGACAAACCTGAACA GTTCTTGTACGAGCTCTCACAGATCCATGACTTTGCAGGCAGAGCTCACTGTATCATCTTCCGGTCAACTTTCACTGAAGGCATCACCTCCATCAAACACAAGCTCCATACAGTCTCCTCTGTGTGTACG